The following proteins are encoded in a genomic region of Corticium candelabrum chromosome 11, ooCorCand1.1, whole genome shotgun sequence:
- the LOC134187489 gene encoding transcription initiation protein SPT3 homolog isoform X3 gives MMHAFGDVRHALSQSAALVEDIVRHQIRRLVVQTVDVTNLRGGRFMNIEDVVFLLRHNKEKLKRVVRYITYRDIGQKVQKQMGAEEDDTSSEMSCLDSVKVPLTSCSKRRKLCFDFLRSPDNHSGKLEVTDELDEVSLDRMERADSRTHSMDHTQYIEFSECRQINFHKKLSKFRDWLDCGSLIDLKPGSAVLEVFGYLAYETVGQLVELSLLVKRDADGHSDPLSSDYTSVVERPVNPTAYGITSTFVTTPAPSSPGPSPPSPPSSPPSTPNTPNAIPPSASPASTTSVLTTVEGANGGVDKVSQVVASSKSSKSKKKGKAKTFLPALATSVSANALQPWHIQEAYRRYSHLIGPMSAYSPTTRPSALQTMLCC, from the exons ATGAT GCATGCCTTTGGTGATGTGCGTCATGCTTTGTCACAATCTGCTGCTTTAGTAGAAGATATTGTTCGACACCAAATTCGACGTCTG GTGGTACAGACAGTTGATGTTACCAATCTGAGAGGTGGGAGATTTATGAATATAGAGGATGTTGTTTTTCTGCTAAGACATAACAAG GAGAAACTAAAGCGTGTGGTCAGATATATCACTTACAGAGACATAGGTCAGAAAGTACAGAAGCAGATGGGTGCAGAGGAAGATGATACATCATCAGAGATGAGCtgtttag ATTCTGTCAAGGTACCTCTCACATCTTGTTCTAAAAGGAGGAAATTATGCTTTGACTTTCTAAGGAGCCCCGACAATCATTCCG GTAAGTTGGAGGTCACCGATGAGTTGGATGAAGTTAGCCTGGACAGGATGGAG AGGGCAGACAGTAGGACACACAGTATGGATCACACTCAGTATATTGAGTTTAGTGAATGTCGCCAGATCAATTTTC ATAAGAAACTGAGTAAATTTCGAGACTGGTTGGATTGTGGCTCTCTGATTGACCTGAAACCAGGTTCTGCAGTGCTGGAGGTCTTTGGCTATTTGGCATATGAGACAGTTGGGCAG CTTGTTGAATTAAGTTTGCTAGTAAAGAGGGATGCCGATGGTCATAGTGATCCTCTGTCTTCTGACTATACCTCAGTTGTGGAGCGGCCTGTCAATCCAACAGCCTATGGCATTACATCCACTTTTGTAACAACTCCAGCACCTTCGTCACCTGGACCATCGCCTCCTTCACCTCCATCGTCACCTCCATCGACTCCAAACACACCGAATGCAATTCCACCGTCTGCAAGCCCAGCAAGTACCACCAGTGTCCTTACGACAGTCGAGGGAGCAAATGGAGGAGTTGATAAAGTAAGTCAAGTAGTGGCATCAAGCAAATCATCAAAATCAAAGAAGAAGGGAAAAGCAAAG ACTTTCTTGCCTGCACTTGCAACGTCTGTGTCTGCCAATGCACTGCAGCCGTGGCACATACAAGAAGCTTATCGAAGATATTCCCATCTAATAGGACCAATGTCAGCATACTCT CCAACAACCAGACCATCAGCACTTCAAACAATGCTGTGCTGTTAG
- the LOC134187489 gene encoding transcription initiation protein SPT3 homolog isoform X2, whose protein sequence is MEWHAFGDVRHALSQSAALVEDIVRHQIRRLVVQTVDVTNLRGGRFMNIEDVVFLLRHNKEKLKRVVRYITYRDIGQKVQKQMGAEEDDTSSEMSCLDSVKVPLTSCSKRRKLCFDFLRSPDNHSGKLEVTDELDEVSLDRMERADSRTHSMDHTQYIEFSECRQINFHKKLSKFRDWLDCGSLIDLKPGSAVLEVFGYLAYETVGQLVELSLLVKRDADGHSDPLSSDYTSVVERPVNPTAYGITSTFVTTPAPSSPGPSPPSPPSSPPSTPNTPNAIPPSASPASTTSVLTTVEGANGGVDKVSQVVASSKSSKSKKKGKAKTFLPALATSVSANALQPWHIQEAYRRYSHLIGPMSAYSPTTRPSALQTMLCC, encoded by the exons ATGGAATG GCATGCCTTTGGTGATGTGCGTCATGCTTTGTCACAATCTGCTGCTTTAGTAGAAGATATTGTTCGACACCAAATTCGACGTCTG GTGGTACAGACAGTTGATGTTACCAATCTGAGAGGTGGGAGATTTATGAATATAGAGGATGTTGTTTTTCTGCTAAGACATAACAAG GAGAAACTAAAGCGTGTGGTCAGATATATCACTTACAGAGACATAGGTCAGAAAGTACAGAAGCAGATGGGTGCAGAGGAAGATGATACATCATCAGAGATGAGCtgtttag ATTCTGTCAAGGTACCTCTCACATCTTGTTCTAAAAGGAGGAAATTATGCTTTGACTTTCTAAGGAGCCCCGACAATCATTCCG GTAAGTTGGAGGTCACCGATGAGTTGGATGAAGTTAGCCTGGACAGGATGGAG AGGGCAGACAGTAGGACACACAGTATGGATCACACTCAGTATATTGAGTTTAGTGAATGTCGCCAGATCAATTTTC ATAAGAAACTGAGTAAATTTCGAGACTGGTTGGATTGTGGCTCTCTGATTGACCTGAAACCAGGTTCTGCAGTGCTGGAGGTCTTTGGCTATTTGGCATATGAGACAGTTGGGCAG CTTGTTGAATTAAGTTTGCTAGTAAAGAGGGATGCCGATGGTCATAGTGATCCTCTGTCTTCTGACTATACCTCAGTTGTGGAGCGGCCTGTCAATCCAACAGCCTATGGCATTACATCCACTTTTGTAACAACTCCAGCACCTTCGTCACCTGGACCATCGCCTCCTTCACCTCCATCGTCACCTCCATCGACTCCAAACACACCGAATGCAATTCCACCGTCTGCAAGCCCAGCAAGTACCACCAGTGTCCTTACGACAGTCGAGGGAGCAAATGGAGGAGTTGATAAAGTAAGTCAAGTAGTGGCATCAAGCAAATCATCAAAATCAAAGAAGAAGGGAAAAGCAAAG ACTTTCTTGCCTGCACTTGCAACGTCTGTGTCTGCCAATGCACTGCAGCCGTGGCACATACAAGAAGCTTATCGAAGATATTCCCATCTAATAGGACCAATGTCAGCATACTCT CCAACAACCAGACCATCAGCACTTCAAACAATGCTGTGCTGTTAG
- the LOC134187489 gene encoding transcription initiation protein SPT3 homolog isoform X1, producing the protein MSGYCKWAVETHSLASLILEILTKAADVDVISRHAFGDVRHALSQSAALVEDIVRHQIRRLVVQTVDVTNLRGGRFMNIEDVVFLLRHNKEKLKRVVRYITYRDIGQKVQKQMGAEEDDTSSEMSCLDSVKVPLTSCSKRRKLCFDFLRSPDNHSGKLEVTDELDEVSLDRMERADSRTHSMDHTQYIEFSECRQINFHKKLSKFRDWLDCGSLIDLKPGSAVLEVFGYLAYETVGQLVELSLLVKRDADGHSDPLSSDYTSVVERPVNPTAYGITSTFVTTPAPSSPGPSPPSPPSSPPSTPNTPNAIPPSASPASTTSVLTTVEGANGGVDKVSQVVASSKSSKSKKKGKAKTFLPALATSVSANALQPWHIQEAYRRYSHLIGPMSAYSPTTRPSALQTMLCC; encoded by the exons ATGTCTGGATATTGTAAATGGGCGGTGGAGACTCACAGTCTGGCCTCCCTGATATTGGAGATATTGACTAAGGCAGCAGATGTTGACGTCATTTCAAG GCATGCCTTTGGTGATGTGCGTCATGCTTTGTCACAATCTGCTGCTTTAGTAGAAGATATTGTTCGACACCAAATTCGACGTCTG GTGGTACAGACAGTTGATGTTACCAATCTGAGAGGTGGGAGATTTATGAATATAGAGGATGTTGTTTTTCTGCTAAGACATAACAAG GAGAAACTAAAGCGTGTGGTCAGATATATCACTTACAGAGACATAGGTCAGAAAGTACAGAAGCAGATGGGTGCAGAGGAAGATGATACATCATCAGAGATGAGCtgtttag ATTCTGTCAAGGTACCTCTCACATCTTGTTCTAAAAGGAGGAAATTATGCTTTGACTTTCTAAGGAGCCCCGACAATCATTCCG GTAAGTTGGAGGTCACCGATGAGTTGGATGAAGTTAGCCTGGACAGGATGGAG AGGGCAGACAGTAGGACACACAGTATGGATCACACTCAGTATATTGAGTTTAGTGAATGTCGCCAGATCAATTTTC ATAAGAAACTGAGTAAATTTCGAGACTGGTTGGATTGTGGCTCTCTGATTGACCTGAAACCAGGTTCTGCAGTGCTGGAGGTCTTTGGCTATTTGGCATATGAGACAGTTGGGCAG CTTGTTGAATTAAGTTTGCTAGTAAAGAGGGATGCCGATGGTCATAGTGATCCTCTGTCTTCTGACTATACCTCAGTTGTGGAGCGGCCTGTCAATCCAACAGCCTATGGCATTACATCCACTTTTGTAACAACTCCAGCACCTTCGTCACCTGGACCATCGCCTCCTTCACCTCCATCGTCACCTCCATCGACTCCAAACACACCGAATGCAATTCCACCGTCTGCAAGCCCAGCAAGTACCACCAGTGTCCTTACGACAGTCGAGGGAGCAAATGGAGGAGTTGATAAAGTAAGTCAAGTAGTGGCATCAAGCAAATCATCAAAATCAAAGAAGAAGGGAAAAGCAAAG ACTTTCTTGCCTGCACTTGCAACGTCTGTGTCTGCCAATGCACTGCAGCCGTGGCACATACAAGAAGCTTATCGAAGATATTCCCATCTAATAGGACCAATGTCAGCATACTCT CCAACAACCAGACCATCAGCACTTCAAACAATGCTGTGCTGTTAG
- the LOC134187487 gene encoding sodium/mannose cotransporter SLC5A10-like: MVNCDAQNLTELRSGALQAGDWTVVVLYFLFCIIVGLYASWKTNRSGTTKEYFLAGEKLVWWSVGASLFASNIGSEHFVGLAGQAASYGISVGAYEWQAIWIVLLLGWFFMPVYKASGVSTMPQYLERRYGNPHLRSYLTVLSLFIYILTKISVDLYAGDVFLEEAFGLNVYAATAILLLITGLYTLFGGLSAVVYTEVLQTGIMIIGASILAIIGFVDVGGMSGLEDKYLNLSVTKCLNNNSDAKISHDDAFSIVRSASVRTPDLPWPGVFFSLPITSIFYWCSDQVIVQRVLGSKDINHARAGTVMAGYLKILPMFLMVFPGMISRVLYPKIVGADGCSNLAYPTLVLKLMPHGLTGLMLAVMMAALMSSLASTFNSSSTLFTLDVWLRYRSRLGGKPSERELLIVGRLVVIVMVVISVIWVPIVDQFQSGLLFNYIQTISSYLQPPVTAVFLSGLLWKGATDWGAFAALLVGLIVGVTRLILDFVYPFPQGCDFDTRPAVLKINYLYFTIILFFISLIVLFVVSLLTQNRARKKNNLAGVTWWTRHEKYIEQQPEDRLHLAEQQPSQENANLNSQSDVIETSCSAPYGTIVNDNNNTEQHHTETTSAEAMEIQEEVKSSFQVRIGKALWHHLKGWLFGHMESYQVHENIDDDTEESPEWGPIPIWSLRAAVVLLLATLAVLWGLFW; encoded by the exons ATGGTAAACTGCGACGCACAAAATTTGACAGAACTGAGATCGGGAGCTTTGCAGGCCGGAGACTGGACGGTTGTTGTGCTCTACTTTCTGTTCTGTATCATAGTGGGGCTCTAT GCGAGCTGGAAAACTAACCGTTCTGGTACAACTAAGGAATATTTTTTGGCAGGAGAGAAGCTGGTGTGGTGGTCT GTTGGTGCAAGTCTCTTTGCTAGTAATATTGGTAGTGAACATTTTGTTGGATTAGCTGGGCAAGCAGCCTCGTATGGAATATCAGTGGGAGCCTATGAATGGCAG GCTATCTGGATTGTGTTGCTGCTTGGTTGGTTTTTTATGCCAGTCTACAAGGCATCTGGA GTGTCCACAATGCCACAATACCTTGAACGTCGTTATGGCAATCCACATCTCAGATCTTACTTGACTGTCTTGTCACTGTTCATCTACATTCTCACCAAAATCTCT GTGGATTTGTATGCAGGTGATGTGTTCCTCGAGGAGGCATTTGGTTTGAACGTTTACGCGGCTACTGCTATTTTGCTGCTGATAACTGGTCTATATACATTGTTTG GGGGACTCTCTGCTGTTGTGTACACTGAAGTACTACAGACTGGCATAATGATCATTGGAGCATCTATTCTTGCGATTATTG GCTTCGTAGATGTTGGAGGTATGTCTGGGCTTGAAGATAAATATTTGAACTTGAGTGTAACGAAATGTCTAAACAACAACTCAGATGCAAAAATCAGTCATGATGATGCCTTCAGTATTGTCCGATCTGCATCAGTTAGAACTCCAGATCTTCCATGGCCAGGTGTGTTTTTCTCGCTCCCAATCACTAGCATATTTTACTGGTGCTCTGATCAAGTCATTGTTCAAAGAGTTCTTGGTTCAAAAGATATCAATCATGCTAGAGCAGGCACGGTGATGGCTGGCTATTTGAAGATACTCCCCATGTTCCTCATGGTTTTTCCAGGCATGATAAGTCGAGTCCTTTACCCTAAGATTGTTGGTGCAGACGGCTGTTCTAATCTTGCTTATCCAACGTTGGTCTTGAAGCTAATGCCTCATGGGTTGACAGGTCTTATGTTAGCTGTTATGATGGCAGCTCTCATGTCATCACTGGCATCCACTTTTAATAGCAGTAGTACATTGTTTACTTTGGATGTGTGGCTTCGTTATCGAAGTCGGTTGGGTGGAAAGCCATCTGAACGAGAGCTATTGATTGTTGGTCGTCTTGTTGTTATAGTGATGGTGGTTATCAGTGTGATATGGGTGCCCATAGTCGATCAATTTCAGAGTGGGTTGTTATTCAACTATATACAGACAATCAGTTCGTATCTTCAGCCACCTGTGACagctgtgtttctgtctggtTTGCTGTGGAAAGGAGCAACTGACTGGGGTGCATTTGCGGCTCTCTTGGTTGGACTGATTGTAGGAGTGACAAGGCTCATCCTTGACTTTGTCTATCCGTTTCCTCAAGGATGTGACTTTGACACTCGACCAGCTGTTCTAAAAATCAACTACCTATACTTCACCATCATACTATTTTTCATCTCACtgattgttctgtttgttgtcagtCTCCTCACTCAAAATCGTGCACGAAAAAAGAACAACCTTGCTGGTGTCACCTGGTGGACAAGACATGAAAAATATATTGAACAACAACCTGAAGATAGACTGCACCTTGCAGAACAACAGCCTTCTCAAGAGAATGCAAATTTGAATAGTCAAAGTGATGTTATTGAAACAAGTTGTAGTGCACCATATGGAACAATAGTGAATGATAACAATAACACAGAACAGCACCATACTGAAACTACAAGTGCTGAAGCAATGGAAATTCAAGAGGAAGTCAAATCAAGCTTCCAAGTCAGAATTGGTAAAGCTTTGTGGCATCATCTAAAAGGATGGCTGTTTGGTCACATGGAGTCTTATCAAGTCCATGAGAACATAGATGATGACACAGAGGAGTCACCAGAATGGGGACCAATACCAATATGGTCTCTACGAGCTGCTGTTGTATTATTGCTAGCTACACTTGCTGTCTTATGGGGACTATTTTGGTGA